The following proteins are co-located in the Rattus norvegicus strain BN/NHsdMcwi chromosome X, GRCr8, whole genome shotgun sequence genome:
- the LOC134484165 gene encoding FANCD2 opposite strand protein-like, whose protein sequence is MAGYQLWSPWSPLDESLQWLRHTTPTFASKHPFRFSPFFPQSPCDVEVQQCFHEVAVVSVMPRMIAARSSELPGHPLEPQKGTAAKKTPTIRKPQPIRLLGVDSVFGRVITVQPPKWTGTFKISKTSAFSKIISKEQQWPTGLKEPQIEMTLAMCKQMLRSILLLYAIYKKCTFALQHSQ, encoded by the coding sequence ATGGCAGGATACCAGCTCTGGTCCCCCTGGAGCCCCCTAGATGAGAGTTTGCAATGGCTTCGCCACACAACACCTACTTTTGCTTCCAAACATCCTTTTAGATTCTCGCCTTTTTTCCCACAGAGCCCCTGTGATGTGGAAGTTCAACAGTGCTTTCACGAAGTAGCTGTGGTCTCTGTGATGCCCAGGATGATAGCCGCAAGGAGCTCAGAGTTACCTGGCCACCCACTTGAGCCACAGAAAGGAACAGCAGCCAAGAAGACACCAACGATTAGGAAGCCCCAGCCCATCAGACTCCTTGGGGTGGATTCAGTTTTTGGCAGGGTTATTACAGTCCAGCCACCCAAGTGGACTGGGACCTTCAAAATTTCTAAAACATCGGCCTTCAGCAAAATTATCAGCAAAGAACAACAGTGGCCCACTGGACTCAAGGAGCCCCAGATTGAGATGACACTGGCCATGTGCAAACAGATGCTACGCTCCATTCTTCTGCTGTATGCAATATACAAAAAGTGCACCTTTGCCCTGCAACACTCCCAGTAA